One Sander vitreus isolate 19-12246 chromosome 22, sanVit1, whole genome shotgun sequence DNA segment encodes these proteins:
- the lipib gene encoding lipase member H, with translation MLPCRLLALLGLLGLCKGQEESGTGESCDNFTDLNLSHCFIGTVLYVRLLLYTRSNLDCGRELNHHRLSSQPLFDLSRPTAFVIHGYRPTGAPPIWIDHIVHLLAEQEDMNVIVVDWNKGAANLNYFTAVTNTRKAAYNLTSFILTMQEEGASLSSVHLIGVSLGAHLAGFVGANLKGKIGRITGLDPAGPMFTSATPEERLDPSDAMFVDVLHTDMNSFGLTGAHGHIDFYANGGNDQPGCPKTIFAGKSYFVCDHQRSVFLFLCALNRTCSLTGYPCSSYSDFLEGRCLQCEAFKPASCPVLGYDYNQWRETLLQLGQTQVFFSTTATLPYRKLIYRVDMVTWNQYLRWGVVFIRLHSGRNFTEVRLDQKLLRFEQYTSTRLLAQFDDDLQQVQKISMRINTGNVIGPRYKIRLLRIRFTPLERPERPLMCRFDIILEENMEVAFRPLPCSSRL, from the exons ATGCTGCCCTGCAGACTCCTGGCTCTGCTGGGGCTCCTCGGGCTCTGCAAAg GTCAGGAGGAGAGCGGGACGGGCGAGTCCTGCGACAACTTCACAGACCTCAACCTGTCCCACTGCTTCATCGGAACCGTCCTGTACGTGAGGCTGCTGCTCTACACGCGCTCCAACCTCGACTGTGGCCGCGAGCTCAACCACCATCGCCTGTCCTCCCAGCCGCTCTTCGACCTGTCGCGCCCCACCGCCTTCGTCATCCACGGCTACCGGCCCACAGGAGCGCCCCCCATCTGGATCGACCACATAGTCCACCTGCTGGCCGAGCAGGAGGACATGAATGTCATCGTGGTGGACTGGAACAAGGGGGCGGCCAACCTCAACTACTTCACCGCCGTGACCAACACCAGGAAGGCGGCTTACAACCTGACCAGCTTCATCCTGACCATGCAG gAGGAAGGAGCCTCTCTGAGTTCAGTGCACCTCATCGGCGTCAGTCTGGGAGCTCACCTGGCTGGATTTGTAGGAGCAAACCTGAAGGGAAAGATTGGACGAATCACAg GCCTGGACCCAGCCGGGCCGATGTTTACCAGCGCCACACCGGAGGAGAGGCTGGACCCCTCAGACGCCATGTTTGTGGACGTGCTTCACACCGACATGAACT CATTTGGACTGACAGGAGCTCATGGTCATATTGACTTCTACGCCAACGGTGGAAATGACCAACCAGGGTGTCCCAAAACCATCTTCGcag GTAAATCTTATTTCGTGTGTGACCACCAGCgctctgtgtttctgttcttGTGCGCTCTGAACCGGACTTGCAGCCTCACGGGTTATCCCTGCTCGTCCTACAGCGACTTCCTGGAAGGCCGCTGTCTGCAGTGCGAGGCCTTTAAACCTGCTTCCTGTCCCGTGCTTG GTTACGATTACAACCAGTGGAGGGAGACTCTGCTGCAGCTCGGACAGACCCAAGTCTTCTTCAGCACCACGGCCACGCTGCCCTACAGGA AGCTGATCTACAGAGTGGACATGGTGACGTGGAACCAGTACCTCCGCTGGGGGGTCGTCTTCATCCGGCTGCACAGTGGCAGAAACTTCACCGAGGTCCGACTCGACCA GAAGCTCCTCCGGTTCGAGCAGTACACCTCCACGCGGCTGCTGGCCCAGTTCGATGACGATCTGCAGCAGGTCCAGAAGATCTCGATGCGCATCAACACCGGCAACGTGATCGGCCCGCGGTACAAAATCAGGCTGCTGCGAATCCGCTTCACGCCGCTGGAGCGTCCTGAGAG GCCTTTAATGTGCCGCTTTGACATCATCCTGGAAGAGAACATGGAGGTGGCGTTTCGTCCTTTACCCTGCAGCTCTCGCCTTTGA